The DNA sequence agtctatttttatatttttcagaaaaCGCCCctacttttcttattttttacgAAACGTCCCctaaattttaacattatttccttttcaccCCTCCTTCTCGCAAATATTGACAGAGTAGAATGGAAAGAAGAAGACGGTGACGGAAATACCAGAGACGAAAACCTTTTCTCCGATCCCCCACCGTTAGGTTCAGCGCTGCCTCTGAAATTCCCGGCGGCCATTCCGTCTCCGATCCGCTCATTGGAACATAAACTCTCCGGTAAGTCTCATCGGATCCTAATTAGTCGATTTACAGTTGCAAAGTGAGAGCCGATCGAATTGCGATTTCGAATTCTATTGGAAATTCTGTCCTCTGGCTTTGAATGAATCAGAATtcgtttgatttgattgatatTTATAGTTCATTGCTAAATTACCTGTTGGAACTCGAATTGTTCTTTAGACGTTAAAGAGATCGATCCGCTTACTTTACTTCTTTTCCTGCGATCTTCGCAGTTGGGAAGAACTCGGAGTTCGGATTGAAGGTTAAGACGTTGAATATTGAGATAAATTATGGTGAGGTTTCAATTGTTAAAAGCTTTAACTCACGATGTAGTTGTAGCATGGGAAGTGTTAAGATTGAGAAGGCCATTAGGAGGAAACTTGTTTGTATTTTTGATCCCATTGATTTCATGTTAGGTTCACCACTCTAGCTTTGTAGATGAGGAAGGAATAAGCAAGGCTTGTGGATGCCCTTTACTTCCTTTGAAAAGTCATATAAAGGGTCCTGCTCCAGTTTCAGATCAAGGTTTACACGAACTCAAtggattattttgtttgtttcatcTCGTCTTCCTATATGTTTCGTACTGAAATTCATCTTGGTTGGAAATTCACAGATAAGACTGATATTGTTGATGAAGCAATTACATTCTTTCGTGCCAATGTTTTCTTTAGAAATTTTGACATCAAGAGTCCTGCTGATAAGCTTCTCATCTATTTGACATTCTACATCAATGTGGCTTTGAAGAGGCTTGAAGGTTGCAGAACTTTGGCTGTGGGAACTAAGGCAATAATTAACTTGGGGTTGGAGAATGTTCCCGTGCCTGGAGagttgggctttccctttcctgGACTCTTCCCTATCCCTCAATCTAATGAGGAAGCAGGTGAAGCTCGATTTTAGTTTTTGCTTAACTGCTCGATATCTGTAATGCTTTTATTTGTCAACTAGAAATGCTTACATATGAAGAATCTTCACTTCCCAATGGTCGCCACTAGCTCTGATTgattgattgtgagatcccacgttggttggagaggggaacgaaacattccttataagggtgtggaaacctctccctagtagacgcgttttaaaatcttatggggaagcctggaagggaaattccaaagaagacaatatctgctagcagtgggcttaggctgttacaaatggtattagagccagatatcgggcagtgtgttagcgaggaagatgggcctccaagggggtggattgtgagatccagtattggttagagaggagaatgaaacattccttataatagTGTAGAagtctctccctaatagatgtgttttaaaaccttgaggggaagcccgtaaaggaaagtccaaagaggacaatatctggacaatatctggtagcgaTGAGTTTAGGTTGTTACATTGATGCATTCAGATTAGGCACTTTGCTC is a window from the Cucurbita pepo subsp. pepo cultivar mu-cu-16 chromosome LG07, ASM280686v2, whole genome shotgun sequence genome containing:
- the LOC111797974 gene encoding actin-related protein 2/3 complex subunit 3; its protein translation is MVHHSSFVDEEGISKACGCPLLPLKSHIKGPAPVSDQDKTDIVDEAITFFRANVFFRNFDIKSPADKLLIYLTFYINVALKRLEGCRTLAVGTKAIINLGLENVPVPGELGFPFPGLFPIPQSNEEADLFRNYLRQIREETSGRLLSVAYRANGTPNKWWLAFAKRKFMNIIIP